A window of the Paraburkholderia sp. ZP32-5 genome harbors these coding sequences:
- the gph gene encoding phosphoglycolate phosphatase (PGP is an essential enzyme in the glycolate salvage pathway in higher organisms (photorespiration in plants). Phosphoglycolate results from the oxidase activity of RubisCO in the Calvin cycle when concentrations of carbon dioxide are low relative to oxygen. This enzyme is a member of the Haloacid Dehalogenase (HAD) superfamily of aspartate-nucleophile hydrolase enzymes (PF00702).): MTTNLHHDALLIDLDGTMVDTAPDIVAAVSRMLTDLGATPLPFDTVAGFIGKGVRNLVRRSLETAGIGEWFDIDHAQPMFERHYAATNGRLGRVFPGVMAGLHALRQRGYRCACVTNKPQALAASLLEMTGLAAYLEVLVAGDMLASMKPSPEPLWHACRLLDADPTHCTLIGDSAVDVAAARAAGVPVVLVSYGYGGDGGANALRGDALIDSFEALPAILTAWRQGAKANAGAETNSPAK, translated from the coding sequence ATGACCACGAACCTGCACCACGACGCACTGTTGATCGATCTCGACGGCACGATGGTCGATACCGCGCCCGATATCGTCGCGGCAGTCAGCCGCATGCTGACGGACCTCGGCGCGACGCCGTTGCCGTTCGATACGGTGGCCGGCTTCATCGGTAAAGGCGTGCGCAATCTGGTGCGGCGTTCGCTGGAAACCGCGGGCATCGGCGAGTGGTTCGATATCGACCATGCGCAGCCGATGTTCGAGCGCCACTATGCGGCGACCAACGGCCGACTGGGCCGCGTGTTTCCGGGTGTGATGGCCGGATTGCACGCGTTGCGGCAACGCGGATATCGCTGCGCGTGCGTGACCAACAAGCCGCAAGCGCTCGCGGCGTCGCTGCTGGAGATGACTGGCCTCGCCGCCTATCTGGAGGTGCTGGTTGCGGGCGACATGCTCGCGAGCATGAAGCCGTCGCCCGAACCGCTGTGGCACGCGTGCCGTCTGCTCGATGCCGACCCCACGCATTGCACGCTGATCGGCGATTCCGCCGTCGATGTCGCGGCGGCACGCGCCGCCGGTGTGCCGGTGGTTCTCGTCAGTTACGGCTACGGTGGCGACGGTGGCGCCAACGCATTACGTGGCGATGCGCTGATTGACTCGTTCGAAGCGTTGCCGGCGATTCTCACTGCGTGGCGACAAGGTGCAAAGGCGAACGCGGGAGCGGAAACGAATTCGCCCGCGAAATAA
- a CDS encoding ankyrin repeat domain-containing protein translates to MTKATLLRPLALAVACAALCGVCGPAAAQDQGETNRQLLAAAKDDDQPSLLAALQRGASVDAMNRIGDTALITACKKGDTAMAQTLIEHGANVQHASAPGVTPLMAAAYGGFDDIVALLLAHGADPLATDRVGKTAMEYAAGQGQTKVVGKLLDAGIDVNRIYKNDLTALMWAAGYDREETAQFLLAHGANQALKDNRGMTAKDIAVQTKSAHVAGLLSAG, encoded by the coding sequence ATGACCAAAGCAACGTTGCTGCGCCCGCTCGCGCTGGCCGTCGCATGCGCCGCTTTATGCGGCGTATGCGGGCCCGCGGCGGCGCAGGATCAGGGGGAGACCAACCGGCAACTGCTGGCCGCCGCGAAAGACGACGACCAGCCGTCGCTGCTCGCTGCATTGCAACGCGGCGCGTCGGTCGACGCGATGAACCGGATCGGCGACACCGCGCTGATCACCGCGTGCAAGAAGGGCGATACCGCGATGGCGCAAACGCTGATCGAGCACGGCGCGAACGTGCAACATGCGAGCGCGCCGGGCGTCACGCCGTTGATGGCCGCCGCGTACGGCGGCTTCGACGACATCGTCGCGTTGCTGCTCGCGCATGGCGCCGATCCGCTCGCGACCGACCGGGTCGGCAAGACCGCGATGGAATACGCGGCGGGGCAGGGGCAAACGAAGGTCGTCGGCAAATTGCTCGACGCCGGCATCGATGTGAACCGGATCTACAAGAACGATCTGACCGCGCTGATGTGGGCGGCGGGCTACGATCGCGAGGAGACCGCGCAGTTTCTGCTCGCGCATGGCGCGAACCAGGCGTTGAAGGACAACCGCGGCATGACCGCGAAAGATATCGCGGTGCAGACGAAGTCGGCACACGTGGCGGGGTTGCTGTCGGCGGGATAG
- a CDS encoding c-type cytochrome, translated as MALLGGWLAVAGLPSSACADAEAGKAKAQVCVACHGPMGNSTTPDYPILAGQTSRYLYLQLKDFKEGRRSDPRMSPMAANLSREDMQDLADYFAAQKLVPVPYNADGASIEAGRKKAAEVLCTMCHLGGFSGQNEIPRVAGQQYQYIVKQLQDFRSHTRTNDAGNMASVTRNLSDEDIRNLAAYINNLQ; from the coding sequence ATGGCCCTGCTGGGCGGCTGGCTGGCCGTCGCGGGGCTGCCGTCGAGCGCGTGCGCCGACGCCGAGGCAGGCAAGGCAAAAGCGCAGGTGTGCGTGGCCTGTCATGGTCCGATGGGTAATTCGACGACGCCGGACTATCCGATTCTGGCCGGGCAGACCTCGCGCTATCTGTACCTTCAGCTGAAAGACTTCAAGGAAGGACGCCGCAGCGATCCGCGCATGTCGCCGATGGCGGCGAACTTGTCGCGCGAGGACATGCAGGATCTCGCCGATTACTTCGCCGCGCAAAAGCTCGTGCCGGTGCCGTACAACGCGGATGGCGCGAGCATCGAGGCGGGCCGCAAGAAAGCCGCCGAGGTGCTGTGCACGATGTGCCACCTGGGCGGCTTCTCCGGACAGAACGAGATTCCGCGCGTAGCCGGTCAGCAGTATCAGTACATCGTCAAGCAGTTGCAGGACTTCCGCTCGCACACCCGGACCAACGACGCGGGCAATATGGCCAGCGTGACGCGCAACCTGAGCGACGAAGACATTCGCAATCTGGCCGCCTATATCAACAATCTGCAGTAG
- a CDS encoding pyrroloquinoline quinone-dependent dehydrogenase: protein MPFTRIQGIVGLPLLAVAFGLPLAHAADEVQNSSTTTASPVPSTLQPVSQEQLDRAASTQAAWLHSNGSYTQTRYYPGSQINRTNVAKLKPAFIFQTAVSESMETAPIVSNGVMFLTTSFNHVYAIDATTGKEFWHYKHKMGPVTTFCCGPNNRGVAISGDRLYMGTLDSKLVALDAKTGNVLWQSQIADPDEGYSETMAPTVVDGKVLIGTNGGEYGIRGFVKAFDANSGQLLWTFYTIPDSGQEGVWATKDATGRDEKRDIAAEKKQLADKGGDFYKTLGGGVWMTPAIDRKTHTVFFVVGNPSPDLYGAIRPGDNLYTDSLVAIDLDTGKYKWHYQYVPHDVWDLDAVSPPVLVDVRDTDGKMIPGVVHAGKTGHVYVHDRATGRLIRFSQAMIPQENMWTLPTAQGARMLPGANGGVEWSPIAFDPQTRLVYAANLHQPMTYQVEEAAYPGGSKLWLGGAFKVIASEQQWGKLSAVNIDTGKIAWDYKTDQPLIGGVLATAGGLVFNGEGNGLFRAFDAASGRKLWEFQCGAGVNAPAVSYTVNGKQYIAVAAGGNTQLDFKRGNSVVVFALP, encoded by the coding sequence ATGCCATTCACCCGCATTCAAGGAATTGTCGGTCTGCCTTTGCTGGCCGTTGCATTCGGCTTGCCGCTCGCCCATGCCGCCGACGAAGTTCAGAACAGTTCGACGACCACGGCTTCGCCCGTGCCGTCGACGCTTCAGCCCGTCAGCCAGGAGCAACTCGACCGGGCCGCCAGTACCCAGGCGGCCTGGTTGCATTCGAACGGCTCGTACACGCAGACGCGCTATTACCCCGGCTCGCAGATCAACAGAACGAACGTCGCGAAACTCAAACCGGCCTTTATCTTTCAGACGGCCGTGAGCGAGTCGATGGAAACGGCGCCGATCGTGTCGAACGGCGTGATGTTCCTGACCACGTCCTTCAACCACGTGTACGCGATCGACGCGACCACCGGCAAGGAGTTCTGGCATTACAAGCACAAGATGGGTCCGGTCACGACGTTCTGTTGCGGGCCCAACAATCGCGGCGTGGCGATTTCCGGTGACCGGCTCTATATGGGTACGCTCGACTCGAAGCTCGTCGCGCTCGACGCCAAAACCGGCAACGTGCTGTGGCAAAGCCAGATCGCCGACCCCGACGAGGGCTACTCGGAAACGATGGCGCCGACGGTCGTCGACGGCAAGGTGCTGATCGGCACGAATGGCGGCGAGTATGGCATTCGCGGCTTCGTGAAAGCGTTCGACGCGAATTCCGGGCAACTGCTGTGGACTTTCTACACGATCCCGGACAGCGGCCAGGAAGGTGTATGGGCAACCAAGGACGCGACCGGTCGCGACGAAAAGCGCGATATCGCCGCGGAGAAAAAGCAGTTGGCCGACAAGGGCGGCGACTTCTACAAGACGCTCGGCGGCGGCGTGTGGATGACACCGGCGATCGACCGGAAAACGCACACCGTGTTCTTCGTCGTCGGCAATCCGTCGCCGGACCTGTATGGCGCGATCCGGCCGGGAGACAACCTGTACACGGATTCGCTCGTCGCGATCGATCTGGACACCGGCAAATACAAATGGCACTACCAGTACGTGCCGCATGACGTATGGGATCTCGACGCGGTGAGCCCGCCGGTTCTGGTCGACGTGCGCGACACCGACGGCAAGATGATTCCGGGCGTCGTGCATGCGGGCAAAACCGGTCATGTGTACGTGCACGATCGCGCGACCGGTAGGCTGATCCGCTTCTCGCAGGCGATGATTCCGCAGGAGAACATGTGGACGCTGCCGACCGCGCAGGGCGCGCGCATGCTGCCGGGCGCGAACGGCGGGGTCGAGTGGTCGCCGATCGCGTTCGATCCGCAAACACGCCTCGTCTACGCGGCCAACCTGCATCAGCCGATGACCTATCAGGTCGAGGAAGCCGCCTATCCGGGCGGCAGCAAACTGTGGCTCGGCGGCGCGTTCAAGGTGATAGCGAGCGAGCAGCAGTGGGGCAAGCTGTCGGCGGTGAACATCGACACCGGCAAGATCGCGTGGGACTACAAGACCGATCAGCCGCTGATCGGCGGCGTGCTCGCAACCGCCGGCGGTCTCGTGTTCAACGGCGAGGGTAATGGCCTGTTCCGCGCGTTCGATGCCGCGAGCGGCAGGAAGCTGTGGGAGTTCCAGTGCGGCGCGGGCGTCAATGCACCGGCGGTGTCGTACACGGTGAACGGCAAGCAATACATCGCGGTCGCGGCGGGCGGCAATACGCAGCTCGACTTCAAGCGTGGCAATAGCGTGGTTGTCTTCGCGTTGCCATGA
- the pdxR gene encoding MocR-like pyridoxine biosynthesis transcription factor PdxR, producing MRDLLIRLDGTGPIQQQVYGGIYAALEDGRLALGQRLPASRTWALQLGVSRNTIREATAALIAEGWLETRVGAGLFVRAIPAPVSSPANSAAAPLRLSEWSERLPVSTFVLARKDVDVDFRPGVVSNDAEQLFRRKRLARWPSDLEPAALSEYGPPEGDIRLRERIAAYLRQSRAVRCTAADIVITTGTHQSLDLLSRLLLGAGTTFAIEDPGFPVVAEIMRLSGSELASLQVDDQGINVDDIPPGIAGLYCTPNHQFPLGVTLSPQRRKALIARAAKEGFVIIEDDYDCEFYYGTMPSPCLQSEDENQRVIYLGSLSKTLAPGFRLGFIVAPPWLLDRLKCAKWIVDRQTSTHVQNSLLQFIVSGDFASHLSSMRLEYEKRHTALLEAIRERLHTWLTPLSSTCGLHISTRVNDGFDTNALCRIADEEGVGIYRGDTFSCHGRASDILVFGFGGTSTQQIMKGVGLLAAAWQGEDQAVRLT from the coding sequence GTGCGAGATCTTTTGATCCGACTGGACGGAACGGGTCCGATTCAGCAACAGGTGTATGGCGGCATCTACGCGGCGCTGGAAGACGGCCGGCTCGCGCTCGGGCAGCGCTTGCCGGCGTCGCGGACGTGGGCGCTGCAACTCGGCGTATCGCGCAACACAATCAGAGAAGCCACCGCCGCGTTGATCGCGGAAGGCTGGCTCGAAACGCGTGTCGGTGCCGGCCTGTTCGTGCGGGCCATCCCCGCGCCGGTCAGCTCGCCGGCCAATTCCGCCGCCGCGCCGTTGCGTCTGTCCGAATGGTCGGAGCGCCTGCCCGTCAGCACATTCGTATTGGCACGCAAGGATGTCGATGTGGATTTTCGTCCTGGTGTCGTGTCCAACGACGCCGAACAGTTATTTCGCCGCAAACGGCTGGCACGCTGGCCATCCGATCTGGAGCCCGCGGCGCTTTCCGAATATGGACCACCCGAAGGCGACATCCGTTTGCGCGAGCGCATTGCGGCCTATCTGCGGCAATCGCGCGCGGTACGTTGCACGGCGGCGGATATCGTCATTACCACCGGCACTCATCAATCGCTGGATCTTCTGTCGAGACTGTTGCTGGGAGCGGGCACGACGTTCGCGATCGAAGATCCCGGCTTTCCCGTCGTCGCGGAGATCATGCGCTTATCCGGTTCTGAGCTGGCATCGCTTCAGGTGGACGACCAGGGCATTAACGTCGATGACATTCCACCCGGAATCGCCGGCCTTTATTGCACGCCGAATCATCAGTTTCCGTTGGGCGTCACGCTGTCGCCGCAACGGCGCAAAGCCCTCATCGCGCGCGCGGCAAAAGAAGGTTTCGTGATCATCGAAGACGACTACGACTGCGAGTTTTACTACGGCACGATGCCATCTCCATGCCTGCAGTCGGAGGACGAGAACCAGCGTGTGATTTACCTCGGCTCGCTATCGAAAACGTTGGCACCGGGCTTTAGGCTAGGCTTTATCGTCGCGCCGCCGTGGCTGCTCGACCGGCTCAAATGCGCGAAATGGATCGTGGACCGGCAAACCTCAACACACGTGCAGAACAGTCTGCTGCAATTCATCGTCAGCGGCGACTTTGCTTCTCATCTCAGCAGCATGCGGCTGGAGTACGAGAAGCGACATACCGCGCTGCTCGAAGCGATTCGCGAGCGTCTTCACACGTGGCTGACTCCACTCAGCTCGACATGCGGTCTGCACATTTCGACGCGGGTCAATGACGGCTTCGATACCAATGCATTGTGTCGCATCGCGGATGAAGAAGGCGTCGGCATTTATCGGGGCGACACCTTTTCATGCCACGGACGCGCGTCCGACATTCTGGTGTTCGGCTTCGGCGGCACCTCTACGCAGCAGATTATGAAGGGCGTCGGACTACTCGCGGCGGCCTGGCAAGGCGAAGATCAGGCAGTGCGTCTGACGTGA
- a CDS encoding MFS transporter: MLSTVCRLAWGTLALPAGESLGLPIAALGVFVTAFYAGYVLSNIFGGVATDRFGGRITLTASLLGLAVATFCFGFTPSLFVGLVLQCLMGLTAGADYAAGVKLVSTWFAKTERGRAVGLLMSASSIAVIVTNAVLPGLVANLGWRHTYHLLGAAALILAAIVAVCVRNRAVEAPTGPIQRPPLRTLFTRNFLLLSIAGCGAFWGTLGFASWAISLMVKGYHLSPVSAGIVVAIAGAAGLVSKPSVGWLSDRLGGRRKALTIASLLFFCATLLVFGQLSSLDAFTIAAPFIGVGAFVYSPLLVTLVAEQSGIDRSGSAAGIANAIWQSGSAISPAIVGFIFQISHSFSMAFAALALGPLLGAICMLFIKEHAHH, encoded by the coding sequence ATGCTCAGCACAGTTTGCCGCCTCGCGTGGGGCACGCTCGCACTGCCCGCCGGAGAATCGCTGGGGCTTCCGATTGCGGCACTCGGTGTATTCGTCACGGCGTTCTATGCGGGCTACGTGCTGTCGAATATCTTTGGCGGCGTCGCTACCGATCGCTTCGGCGGTCGCATCACGTTGACCGCATCGCTACTAGGTCTGGCAGTCGCAACATTCTGCTTCGGCTTCACTCCGTCCTTATTCGTCGGACTCGTGCTGCAATGCCTGATGGGCCTCACCGCCGGCGCCGACTATGCGGCGGGCGTCAAGCTCGTCTCCACATGGTTCGCCAAAACCGAGCGCGGGCGCGCGGTCGGTCTGCTGATGAGCGCGTCGTCGATTGCCGTTATCGTCACGAATGCCGTGTTGCCCGGCCTCGTTGCGAATCTGGGCTGGCGCCATACGTATCATCTGCTCGGCGCAGCGGCGCTGATTCTCGCGGCGATCGTCGCCGTATGTGTGCGCAATCGTGCCGTGGAGGCACCGACAGGGCCAATCCAAAGGCCGCCGCTACGCACGCTTTTCACGCGTAATTTCCTGTTGCTGTCGATCGCCGGTTGCGGCGCATTCTGGGGCACGCTCGGCTTCGCGTCGTGGGCGATCTCGCTGATGGTGAAGGGCTATCACCTGTCGCCGGTTAGCGCGGGCATCGTCGTCGCGATCGCGGGCGCCGCGGGTCTGGTCAGCAAGCCGTCGGTCGGCTGGCTCTCGGACCGCCTGGGCGGACGCCGCAAAGCGCTGACGATCGCTTCGCTGCTGTTCTTCTGCGCGACGTTGCTGGTGTTCGGCCAACTGTCGAGCCTCGACGCATTCACCATCGCGGCACCGTTCATCGGCGTCGGTGCATTCGTGTATAGCCCTTTGCTCGTCACGCTGGTGGCCGAGCAAAGCGGTATCGACCGATCCGGTTCGGCAGCCGGCATCGCCAATGCGATCTGGCAGTCCGGCTCCGCTATTTCCCCGGCTATCGTCGGCTTCATCTTTCAGATCAGCCATTCGTTCTCGATGGCATTCGCCGCGTTGGCACTCGGCCCGCTACTCGGCGCGATCTGCATGCTGTTCATCAAAGAACACGCTCATCACTAA
- a CDS encoding cupin domain-containing protein has protein sequence MQHVTHTFDTPWRSHQIEGSRGYEFIFNILGTEYTDAYNIDIAKVAPGGYSPLHIDQDNHAFYILDGEGEIDIADKCYQVWSGSVVRVPRGVVHAIRNTGSGWLMLLSIYDPPRIRQQKVAEAA, from the coding sequence ATGCAGCACGTCACCCACACTTTCGACACGCCATGGCGATCGCACCAGATCGAAGGATCGCGCGGCTATGAGTTCATTTTCAACATACTCGGGACCGAATATACCGACGCGTACAACATCGATATCGCGAAAGTCGCGCCGGGCGGCTATTCGCCGCTGCATATCGATCAGGACAATCACGCGTTCTATATTCTCGACGGCGAAGGCGAAATCGATATCGCCGACAAGTGCTACCAGGTGTGGTCGGGCTCCGTTGTACGGGTTCCGCGCGGCGTCGTGCACGCGATCCGCAATACCGGCAGTGGCTGGTTGATGCTGCTCAGCATTTACGATCCGCCGCGTATCCGTCAGCAGAAGGTCGCCGAGGCGGCCTGA
- a CDS encoding porin, with protein sequence MKSTVYPAIAAIAATIATGAHAQSSVTLYGILDIGVQYTSNQGGHASVQEASSMMRGNRWGLRGVEDIGGGLKVIFKLESGFSPSTGALGQSSATAQRIFGRYAYVGVANDVAQVTLGRQTDFMLDYLQTTANSWYGTSLEFHPAINANFFGNNGSNPSLDRIGGGEVDNSVRATWAPIESLHVGAMYGFGDAPGIGSPNSTQSYGATWTTKSSLVGAVYTTRKDNPMPSTLRTLGVGGTATVGPFIVNALYTNSRWTLTGDVASIYDVGVRYNISPFQVVGIEYTFLDKNNGPKNVFYASIRSTYGLIYDYRLSKATDIYATYVFQHASGNRPAQLFGMSLSSSSSQGVAAIGIRHYF encoded by the coding sequence ATGAAGTCGACGGTATATCCAGCGATTGCGGCTATTGCGGCAACGATCGCTACAGGGGCGCATGCGCAAAGCTCGGTCACGTTGTATGGCATTCTCGATATCGGCGTGCAGTACACGTCGAACCAGGGCGGTCATGCGAGTGTGCAGGAGGCCAGCAGCATGATGCGCGGCAATCGCTGGGGACTTCGCGGCGTCGAAGATATCGGCGGCGGCCTGAAGGTTATCTTCAAGCTCGAAAGCGGGTTCTCACCGAGTACCGGCGCATTGGGGCAGAGCAGTGCAACCGCGCAGCGCATCTTCGGCCGCTACGCGTATGTTGGCGTGGCAAACGACGTCGCGCAGGTGACGCTCGGCAGACAGACCGACTTCATGCTCGACTATCTGCAAACAACGGCCAACTCCTGGTACGGCACGTCGCTCGAATTTCACCCGGCGATCAACGCGAATTTCTTCGGCAATAACGGCAGCAATCCATCGCTGGATAGAATCGGCGGCGGGGAAGTGGACAATTCGGTCCGGGCGACATGGGCGCCCATCGAATCGTTGCATGTCGGTGCGATGTACGGCTTCGGCGACGCACCGGGGATCGGTTCGCCGAACAGCACACAGAGCTATGGCGCGACGTGGACCACGAAGTCATCGCTGGTCGGCGCGGTGTATACGACGCGCAAGGACAACCCGATGCCGAGCACGTTACGCACGCTCGGCGTAGGCGGCACGGCGACGGTCGGCCCATTCATCGTCAACGCGCTGTACACCAACTCGCGCTGGACGCTGACGGGCGACGTAGCGAGCATCTACGACGTCGGCGTGCGCTACAACATCTCGCCGTTTCAGGTCGTCGGCATCGAATACACGTTTCTCGACAAGAACAACGGGCCGAAAAACGTGTTCTATGCAAGTATCCGCAGCACGTATGGCCTGATTTATGATTACCGGCTCAGCAAGGCGACCGATATCTACGCGACGTATGTTTTCCAGCATGCGAGCGGCAATCGTCCCGCGCAACTATTCGGTATGTCGCTGAGTTCCAGCAGTTCTCAGGGTGTTGCCGCAATCGGTATTCGTCACTACTTCTAG